TGAGCTGTTCTAATGGCTCAAATCAAGGCCTGATCTCCTGGCTGAGACTGCTGAAAAAAAGGGAAGACTGAAGTTAGCCACGGGGCTGTCTTGTGGGACATAGATATCCGTCCCCCTAGAACTGGCCTAGGAGTGGGTGAGTGTCACCCAACTCTGTAACTGGGCAGCCATAATCTGGTAACAActttatctatatatttttaacaaacCCATTGCTGTGGTCTCTGAGCACAAAGTTTTAGTGATTCCTTGAGGTGGGATCACATTGGAAGCAGCAACCTGGCGGTGAAAAGCTTTGTATCCCAATCCCACAGACAGGCTCTTTCCCTTTTGACAGCAGGCTCCCTGTGGGAGTTGAGGATGAAGGCCCAGgctctgatgatgatgatttttttccTCGTTCCACCTACTCCAACCAATGCTCCGTGAGCTCTGCTGAATTTCCATCTTCATTTCCTGTGAGTGCAGGAAGTCAGAGTCTTCCACCATCTGAACAAGCCTACTCATCCTGTGCAACTAGATACTGTGACCATGTCCAATGGCGCCTAGTAAAGGCAGATCTGTACACAAAAGCATGTCGGAGAGCTGTCATTGCCCGAGTGCACCTGGGTGTGGCTGGTGACCAGGGGCACACTGATGAGTGCCAACCACTCTGAGCTTGGGATGCTTTGAGGAAGGCTGAGTGTTCAAAAGAGGGACATGCCACACAAGGCCAGCACATTTGTTAAACCATCCGATCTAGAGCAGGATGATAAGGAAGAGGGGCCCTTTACTCGAAAAGTCAGCTCCAGCATTCAATTGTCCTCCTAGGTGCCTCAGAAGGAGGTGCCGATGGCAGCACCGGAGGGGATAGTCTGAGAGTTGAGTGCTACGCTGGGGACGGTCCAGCAGAAACAGGGTATCTGGCAGTGGCAGCAATGTTTATAATCTAGGCGATGCGCTCCAGCTGTCCCTCCCCTGGGGCCTCTCCTGTTCACCAGGGGAATGATCTGAAAGCCCGTTACCTCTTCTCTATCTTCTGCATCTGTAGACTGAGTGAGGTGAAGCTGGCCAGGAGGTCAGTGACCTCATCCACCTGCCATAGAAACAATGCAGTTTGTTATCGCGAGACAAGCAGGGGCTGCAAGGGAAGGAAGACTGAGCGTAATGCGGGAtgtatccagtgatgagctgccaaaatcttaacaaccggttccctataaaaaagttctgatttaagggatgtgccaagAGGTGGAGGGGGTGTAGTGGCAGGGAAGAGATTGCACAGAGGCAAAAGGGGCTCTTGCAGGGAgtgcagtggcagggagggagtggcacAAGGGAGAAGTGGGCAGGAGGGGGTTGTTGCAAAGGGCTGGCAGGCGGGGGTGTGTATGTGCCcagggctgttgcaggggcgtgaaggtggcagggaggggtttgcacaagggaggagtgggcaggagggagctccggAGGTTGATGCAGGGGTGAAGGTGACCGTggctggctgggagtgggggttgCCGGGTGGAGGTTGCCCAGAGGCAAAAGTGGCAGGACAGGGTGGGTTGTTGGGGTGGAGGGTGCACAGGGGAGAAGGTAACTGGTTggtgggtgttggagggggtggcactggctgggggaggggtgcccggCTTGCTCCCACATACACCATTCCCAAGGCCAGGGACTGGACCTGCCCACCCCCTGGCTCTCCGCAGGCCCATGCGGCTCCCTGCAGCCCGGCTAGGTATCTCGCAGGCGGCGTAAACACCCAGCTTCTCCGCCTgaagagcggagcgcagctgtcCCTTCTTCCCCATGCCGTGGGCCAagctgtgctccccactgcccctggggctctcagcagcagcggcagctgaGGCTCTGCGAgaggggggaaggcgggggaggggccgggagctcGGGGAGCCGTAACAatttttaacaaccggttctaaaactggttcaaaatttaacaaccggttcgcgcgaactggctccagctcaccactggatgtaCCTCATCCTTGCCTGGAAGGGCCCACGTGTGTAGATGAGTGGGGAAATGAAATCTTCTCAGCCCATCGGGTCTTTGACGTCTCTGCTGAGTCTGCCGTTAAGGGTACCCTGGGCAGTGGCAATGCTTTTCGTGTTATGAATATCTACCCTCCAGAATACAGACATTCTTCTCACTACCCACTCCCACCAAATGAGTTACTACAAAACCTAGCTACCGTGAATCTTTCCATCATTACATGTGGGCTCGAATACGAACCAGTGACATGGAGGGGAATGTGTCTGTATCCTGGTCCCAGTCTTGGATGTTAGCCTACTGAAGCTGTCTGTTCTCTCTTGGATGTACGTGTGAAGCCAGCAACGCAGCATGGGAGTCACTCTGGCTGCCTCTCACCTGCTCCTTTGTACTGGTCATCTGTAACCTGGAGCAGAGATCATCCAACTGCTCCCGCTGCTCCCGCTGCCCAAGGCGCTCCAGGTATTCCCGCAACATCTGGATAATCTGAAAGGAGCAGGACAGCTGTAAGCAGGGCAGGGTACTGGTGGTGCAAGGACAAAGGGGCAACCGCAGCAGGCAGGCTATTAACAGCACTGCCACAAGCATGGTGCCACTCCTGAGGTCTGGGGTAGGCACCCACACGGGGGATCAGAGCCAGGCTTCAAAGCAACTGGACAGGGCTATGTGTAGAGGCGCAGTCCAGGGCGTCTCCAGAAGGAAGGCCACATATGAATCAGATGCTGAGTTTTTTCAGATGGGCTGGTCATTCCATCGATTCCTATCCATGGCTATTAGAACACAGTGGTGAGACCAAAGGACCAAAGTCCTCAAAGGGCCAGCCTCACATCCAGTGGTTCCCTGGGTAAAAAATTCTTGTTGCTTTCTCCCCCTCAGGTCTGCGTTACCAaaatctccctttcctctcctctgtttCCTGACTTGTGAAACTGGACAGGTGGGGTTCAGGGCCTTCCAACCAGTGCTCCAGGAAAGTGCACAGCTGTTCCTATTAGTCAACTAGCCTTGCCTAATGCTTGCACTGGGAGAACATAAGGGGATTTCTAAGGGGTCCCTCCTATAGCCAGACATCTCCATTTCGTAGTTCTCACTAGCTGCCATTCAGTGCTTTCTAGGGCCCACAAGCCCTGGAGAGATCCTGCAACAATTCCAAGTGGTGTTTAGGGAGATACTctccagaggcagagagaggtgggATGTCAGAGCTTGGGAGGAAGGTGGTCAGGAGTCCTGGAATTGCCAGCATGCTGGAGCAGCTGAGGTACTCAAATGAGGCACTTAAAGCAGTTACAAAACCCCATGTGTCCTTCAGAGTGCACCGAAGAAAGGCAGTGCTTGGAGAGCAGATGCACACAGTATCAGAGAGCATGAATGTTTCTCACCTGCTTCACTTCAAGGCGCACGGCCTCCAGGCTCTGAGAGAGCCCTTCCTGCAGGATGTTCAGCTTGGACTTGGCGAGGTGCAGAGGAGTCCTCCCAGCTCGATCCAAGGCATCGACTCTGGCTCCTGAAAGGTGCACAtgcatgggggagagagaggttgaTTAAAAGCAGCGGTGGCCCTGGGGGAAGGTCAAAGAGATGGTGGTAGCATTATAATTTGTAAAGAGGAAGTGTTACCTCCGCGCAGCAGCAGCgtgatgacaggaacatggttcGTGCAGGCAGCTGGGAAGGGAAAACATGAGACGCACAACTCAGAGTAGAGCTACAGTCCAGGGAAGGGGATCCTGCTCACGTGCTAAGCCCCCTGGGCACCACAGCACAGGCAACCAGATCCCTAGGGGGTTCTTTATTAGAGGGTAGGGCAGCACTCCCCTTTGAAGCCTGCTCAATGATCAGCGgttacagcaggggtgggaaaactttttggcctgaaggccgtatcgggtttcagaaattgtatggagggccagttagaggaggctgtgcctccccaaacagccaggcgtggcccagcccctgccccctatccgcccccggAACCCCCACCCATGagtgccccccgctgccccatccaacccctccttcctgactgaccCCCCGGGACcgctgcccccattcaacccccccgttccccatcctctgaccgccccgacccctatccaccccccaaACTTCGCTGCCCTCTATCCAAcgcccccttctccctgcccccttaccgtgatgtctggagcactggtggctggcagtgCTATAGCTGTgccgcccggccagagccagccacagcggcgcagtgagctgaggctgtggggaaggggggacagtaggggaggggccggCGGCTAGCCTtctgggccaggagctgggcaggaggggcccgtgggccggatgcggcccacgggccgtagtttgcccacctctgggttaCAGCCCCTGCCAGAAAGCTGGATAGTCTCTGAAACAGGCCTCTTGTTTCTCAGGGCCAGCAGGAGGAAAGAGATGTACTTCCCTCAGCTCTGACCCTCAAGCTGCCTTCAATTAAAGAACAAATCTGATGGAACCCAAAGAGTCCAGGACAGGGGTTGACTGCCACAAtacagaggaagaaagaaaggaaggaaactaATGGGGATCGTCACAACTCTGGGAACAAAGATCATGTTACAGAAGCCCTGATTTCAAGCTCCTGGCACTTACCCAAGTGTAATGCAGTGTTCCCCAGTCCATCTCTCTGGTTCGGGTCTGCCCCATGGTCCAAAAGCAACTGCACTAGAAACAATTAAATGGACCCATTTCAGTCTCTTCCCTTTGCCCAGCAGGTCTAAGAGGGAAGAGCCAGCCTTGGCCACACTGAATGGTATAGGGGATCTTGAGAGGCAGCACATGTGCATGCCAGGGATTGCAGGGGAAATGCTGCTTTTAGCAAGGTGCACAATTAAAGAAACACAAACACCCCTCCCACAAGGAAATTGTATCATGAAAT
The nucleotide sequence above comes from Caretta caretta isolate rCarCar2 chromosome 1, rCarCar1.hap1, whole genome shotgun sequence. Encoded proteins:
- the ANKRD54 gene encoding ankyrin repeat domain-containing protein 54, with the translated sequence MDVAGAGAAAAASDEEPGPPGGGFALAEFGAALRGPPEAPGPASLGYLHVLWQRDPPAGKIPARRQRRAARLHRALGPTGKEIHALKRLRESANANDLETVQQLLEDGVDPCAADDKGRTALHFASCNGNDRIVQLLLDHGADPNQRDGLGNTALHLAACTNHVPVITLLLRGGARVDALDRAGRTPLHLAKSKLNILQEGLSQSLEAVRLEVKQIIQMLREYLERLGQREQREQLDDLCSRLQMTSTKEQVDEVTDLLASFTSLSLQMQKIEKR